A segment of the Aromatoleum aromaticum EbN1 genome:
CGCCAACGCGCGTGCGATGGGCGAGTTCGGCGCCGTCAGCGTCGTCTCCGGCCACATCCGCGGCGAAACGAACACGCTGCCGCTGCACGTCGAGATCCTCTACAACGAATACAACCAGATCGGTGCGTTCGCCGCGGCGACGGTGCTCGCCTTCCTCGGCCTCGTCACGCTCGTCGCGAAGACCATTGTCGAATGGCGCATGCGCAAGGAAACCGAGATGCTGACCGCCGAACTGCCACCGGAAAAAACCGAACTGCCCCCGTCTGTCGCCACGGAACGCCTATGAGCATCGAAATCCGCAACATCAGCAAGCGCTTCGGCAACTTCGTCGCGCTCGACGACCTGTCGCTCGACATTCCGACCGGTGAGCTGGTCGCGCTGCTCGGGCCCTCCGGCTGCGGCAAGACGACGCTTTTGCGCATCATCGCGGGCATGGAATCTCCCGACGGCGGCAACGTGCTGTTCGGCGGCGAGGAAGCGACGCACGTGCATGCACGCGAGCGCCAGGTCGGCTTCGTGTTCCAGCATTACGCGCTGTTCCGCCACATGTCGGTATTCGAGAACGTCGCGTTCGGCCTGCGCGTGCGACCGAGGAAGACCCGACCACCTGAGGCCGAGATCCGCGAACGGGTGATGAACCTGCTGAAGCTCGTGCAGCTCGACTGGCTCGCGAACCGCTACCCCTCGCAGCTCTCGGGCGGCCAGCGCCAGCGGATCGCGCTCGCTCGCGCGCTCGCGGTCGAGCCGAAGGTGCTGCTGCTCGACGAGCCGTTCGGCGCGCTCGACACGAAGGTGAGGAAGGAACTGCGGCGCTGGCTGCGGCGGCTGCACGACGAGATGCACATCTCGTCGGTGTTCGTCACGCACGACCAGGAAGAGGCGCTCGAAGTCGCCGATCGCGTCGTCGTCATGAACCGCGGCCACATCGAGCAGATCGGCTCGCCCGATGAAGTCTATTCGAGCCCGGCGTCGCCGTTCGTCTACCAGTTCCTCGGTAACGTGAACGTCTTCCACAACCGCATGCACGGGGGTTGGGCGGAAGTCGAGCGGGAAGGGGAGGCGCCCGGAGCAGGCTCGATCGCGTTCGTGCGCCCGCACGACATCGACCTCGATCTTGCGCCGCTGTCGGGCGGCATGCAGGCGAGAGTCAGTCACGTGCATCGCATCGGGCCGCTCGTGCGCGTCGAACTCGAGCACGAGGCGGAGACGATCGAAGTCGAACTGACGCGAGAACGCGCTGCGAATCTCGAACTGTCGCCCGGCCACCCGGTGTGGTTCAAACCGCGGCAGGCGAAAGTCTTTGCCGCCGGTGCTGCGCCCGCGACAAAACAGCCGTTCCTGTTCTGATCCTGTTGTGTGCTGAGCCGGCGCGGCGCGCCGGCGGAGACGCATCCTGGATACGGAACATAGAGTTTGCCGACCACGCTGCCGGTGGCTCCGGCGTCTTTCAACGCGGGTGGCGGTAGATGTGCCAGGTCGCGCCGCGAAACGGCATTTCCTTTTCGAACGTCGCGCCGACGGCCAGGGCCAGCGCGATCGAGGCCGCGTTCTCGGCGTGGATGAAGCTGATCAGCGAGACGTCCGGAAGGTGCTCCTTGGCCATCGCCTGCACGGCGCGCGCCGCCTCGCTGGCGTAACCCTTGCCCCAGTATCGACGGGTCAGTGCCCATTTGATTTCCGGCTCGGGCCAGTCCTTCGGGTACCACAGCCCGACTGTTCCGAGCACGTTTCCGGTCGCTTTTTCCTCGACCGCATAAGGGCCGTACCCTCTGAGGTGCCAGTGTCCGACCATGTTCGCCATCGCATACCAGCTGTCGCCTTCGGAAAGCGCGCGGCGGAAGGTGAAGCGGGTGCTTTCGGCGTCGGAATAGTGCTCGTGCAGGGAGGGCCAGTCGTCGGGACGAAAGGTGCGCAGGACGAGGCGCGGAGATTCGATTCGGTTGGGCACCAGGAACGGCGGAATGTTCGGCATGGGTCTATTGGCTTTCAAACAGCACAGCTCCCGATGAGCCAGCTCGCATGGATGTTAGCAAGAATCGCTGCGTCGTCGTTCATCCGGGAGTTCCGGTGCGCGCGGATGCAGGTATCCCTTTCTCGCTGACGGTGCACATGGGCGGTCTTCGCTCCCGATGCCCTGCCTGCGCGTCGCGGATGTGCATCTCGCTTCGGGAATGGCCTCATCTTCGCTGAAACGTTTCACGAAAACCCCGCTCTGACGTCGGAGTTCCGGCTGATGAAGGTCGCAAGGCCGCGTCCGACAAGCGCGAGCCCTTTCATCTGCTCGATCTTCGCGATTGCGATGGGGGGAGTCGAATAGACGTAGACGCGGGGATTGTCGCGGAACAGCACTTTCACGAAATCGTCGCCGATCTCGAAGGCAGCCACTCCCGATTTCCCGCTCAGATTCCTGTAGGGCTGCATGTCGGTCTTCGTGCCAATCGTCCGGGCGCACAAGGTGCGATTGAAATCAGCGCTCACTCGGAAGAACGCCGCTCCATCCAGTCGAAAATCCGCGGCCAGATCAGGCGGTGGGCGTTTTCGCCGACCAGCGCGCCGACGTGCTGCAGCGCGACGCCGGTGTCTCCGGGGTAGGGCATCGACTGCTTGTCCCGGCTGCCGACCTGCTCATAGAACGCGAGGAGCGAAGCGGGCGGAATGATGTGGCTGTTCGGGTCGAAAACGGCGAACACGGGCGACGTCACGTCACGAGGATGAATGCGCCTGTTTCCGAGCGTCAATTCGCCGTGCATGAACCGGTCGTTGCGATAGAGCTGCTCGACGACCTCGTCGAAAAGCCTGCGCGCCATGGGGAGTTCGTCCAGCGTCCATCGTTCGACGCGCACGTGGGTTTCGAGGTTCGTGCGAGAGCCCAGGCTCGCGACGAAGTCGAGATACCGCTCATGCTGAAACGTCTTCGGCGATGCCCACAGGCTCATCAGGTTGATCAGCGAACCCGGAACAGGGCGCGACGACTGAAGCAGGGCCTGCGCAGGCCCCCCGGCGTCGAGCATGCGTTTGAATGCCCCGGAGGCCTCGGCAAAATGGAGCGGCGCCTCGATCAGCACGAGGCCCTTGACGTGTTCGGGATGGCAGGCGCTGTAGAGGCCGGCGAACGTGCCGCCGAGCGAATGCCCCGCAACGAAGATCCGGCTGGACTGCGACCGAGACCGGATCGCCTCGATGCACTCCTCGAGTGCGACCAGCGCATATTCTTCGAGGCCGAAGCGAGCCTCGTCGTCCTGCGCTTCGGTCCATTCGACCAGATAGATGTCGAAACCGCGCTCGATCGCCTTGCGCACCACGCTTCGTTCCGGCGACAGATCCCAGATATACGGACGTTTGATCGGCGCCGGCACGATGAGCAGCACGGGCGACCCTTCACGCGACTTTCCATAGACGCGCAGACGGACAGCCGGCCGCGAAAACACAACCTCGAATTCGGTTTCCTGCCGACCGAGGTTGATGCGATCGAGCATTCTGCCGGTGCGCCTTCGCATCTCGTCAAGTGACTCGAACCACCCCCGGAGCGCGGGCGGAATGCCGGAACGAACTTCGGGGGTGTCGAGGTACGCGGTGGGCTCGGACATATGGGCCGCCTCTTGATGTTCGTGTCGGGCGGGCCTGAGGGGCGACCGGCCTCGCGCGAAGGGAAATCCTTCCATTGGACGGGACGCGGCACGTGCGAGTTCAGGCCCTCGCACCGCGCCATTGTCGAACGGGCAGAACTTCAATGTTGGGGCGCGACGACAAGTCCACCGCGGGTGGCCCGATGCGCCGCGGGCGCGCGCCTCGGCAGGACCAAGATTTTTCCCGACGTCAGCACATTCACCACGGCATCCGGCAGCACGGCGGTCGGCGCCGCGGTCGGACGGCCAATACAGTAACCCTGCGCATAATGACAGCCGAGGTTACGCAGCACCGCGAGTTCGGCCGCATCCTCGATTCCTTCGGCGACGAGCGGCGTGGCGAGTACTTCGGCCAGCCGCAGCACGCTGCGGATCACCTCGATCTTGCGGCTGTCGCCCTGCAGGCCTCGCACGAAATACTTGTCGAGTTTGACGATCTGCGGCTTCAGTTGCACCCACAAGCGCAGGCTTGAGCGGCCATCGCCGAAATCGTCGAGCGCGAGCGTGACGCCAAGCGCGGCGAGTGTCTTCATAGCCACCTGCAGTCCTTCGACATCCTCGACGCGTTCGTGCTCGGTCAGTTCGAGCACGAGCCGGCCCGGAGAGAGGCCGGCCTGCTGAGCACAGTCCAGCATCTGGCGTCCGTTGTCTCGCGCAAAGTGCTCGATCATCGATCCCGACAGGTTCAGGAACAGCTTTCCGGGCACGCCCACTCGCCCAAACGCGCTGATCGCTCCGAGGCAGGCCTCGCGCTCGAGGTCCGCCATGCGCCCGGCGCTTTTTGCGACGCTCAACAGATCGTCGGGCGAGCGCAACGCGGAGCCGAGCGGCCCGCGCATCAGCGCTTCGTAGCCCAGCACCGACGCCCGGCCGATGTCGGCAATCGGCTGGAATTCGTATTCGAGCGCATGAGTCTCGAGGAGAGCGTCGAACAGGACAAAAAGGTCGGATTTCGAAAGCATGATGTTCCTCGAGGCAGATAAAGATCTTTCCGGGCGATCAAGCCGCGACGCGCCAAGAGGGCAGGGCATCCGCCCGCGCGCTGCTGCGACCAGCAGGGGACATCGTGCTCACGTATTGTTGCAACGCCATGAAGGCGACGGAAAAGTCTTGCGCTCCGCGGCCCTCACACCCTCAGTTCTGCGATCGCGACCCGGAGGCTGTCCGAGAGCTGCAGCAGGTCGCTGATTGCGGTTCCCGTTCGGCGCGCCGTACCGTGATTTTCGTCTGCCATCACTGCCATGGTCTCGATGCTGCGCGCGATGTCATGACTGGCGTCGGTCTGCGCCCGGGTGACGGAGACGATATCGCCGACCAGCATCGCCGAGCGCGTGACTTCGTAGTGGATCGCGTCGAGCGCGCTCAGCACCTTCGCGAATAGCACCGAACTCTCGCCGACGCGAGCGCTGCCTTGCCGGATGCCGGCGACAACGTCCTGGATTCCGTTGCGCATCTCGCGGATCGTCGCGGCGATCTCGCGTGTGGAACTGCCGGTGCGGTTCGCGAGCTTGCGCACTTCGTCGGCGACGACCGCGAACCCGCGTCCGACTTCGCCGGCCCGCGCCGCCTCGATCGCCGCGTTCAGTGCGAGCAGGTTTGTCTGCTCAGCGATCTCCGCGATCACATAGGCCACTCGATCGATCGTGCGCGAACGCTCCTCGAGCGCCAGCACCGCAGCCACGGCGGCGGCGATGTCGTCGACGATGCACTGCATCCCGGCGGCTGCCTGATCGGCGATGGCCCGACCGTCGGCAGAAAGTTCCGCCGCTTGCCGGGTAATCCGGTTCGTGTCCTCGGCGTGCGTGGCGACCTGCTGCACGCTGACTGCGAGCGCCTGGACCGAACTGGACGAGCGTGCGGCCGATTCGCTCTGGCGGGCTGACGCCGCGGTCACCTGCGCGACCTGGTCGGTGAGCTCGCTCGCAGCCGACCGGGTATTGCCGGCCGCCCCGGCGACCTTGGCGATCAGCGCCGAAAAGCTCTCCGCCATCGCATTGAATCCGTTGCCGACGTGACCGATCTCGTCGTGCGTGCGTACCATCACGCGGGCCCGAAGGTCGCCGGCTGCCATCGCGCGAGCGGCCACTTCGAGTTCGTGGATCGAGCGCAGGATCGACGTATAGGCGCCGGCGAAGAGATACGCGATCAATGCGACGGCGATCGCGAATGCGAGCAGTGCGGACTGGAACGCGCTGCGGGTTTCCTGCTCGCGGGTGGCCATCAACTGGTCGATCCCGGGTATCAAGCGCGCGGCGAAGGCTATCCCCGCTTCGAGTGCTGCGCTGCCCTTGGCGTGGTAGGAGGCGGGGGCAATGTCGAAATCGCTCGTGTTGATCAACTTTGTCGTCAGGTATTCCTGGACTCCGAGCGCGGAGCCGTTCAGCGTGGCGAGCGGCTCGGCGAGTGCGCCCTTCAGTTCTGGGCGAATGACTCCAATTTTCTCCACGCTGCGGTCCATCCACGTGAGCAGGGTGTCAAAACTGCCGCGAACGATGCTCATTGCCTCGCGCTGCGACATGCTGATCCGCCCGCGGGCAATGACGCCGACACCGACACCGACATCGCGTGCCTGTCCGAGGTTCTGAATCAGTGGCACTAACTGCGTGTTGAGAAGATCGGTCAGAACTTGAGTCCCCGCGTCGTCGTTGAGACTCAATCCGCTCTGATCGACGAAAGTCTCGCGCAGCCGGAACAGATCGTCGAGGATTCCCTCATGGGCGTTCCGGCTCGCGTCGGCATCCGTGGGCGGTGTCGCGGTGAGCGCCTGCCATTGCCGGGCGATCTGCGCCCCTTGGTCGCCAGCCAGCCGATGCCCGAGCACCGCCGGTGCGCCACGCTCGAACTCGATCCTCGTCGCCGCCATGCGCGAGCCCATCGACACCTCGCCGTGAATCGTCGCCAGCGACGCCGCGTAGTGATCCTGGACGCTGCGCACGAGGCCGAGTAGCGGCAACTGCAGCGCGAGCCCTTCGCGCTGCCGATCGATGCGCGCGAGTGAATGCCTCGCCTCCAGCACCAGCAGCGCCGTCGCTGCGGTCAGTGGAATCGCGAAGAGTAGAAAGGTGCCGAACAGTTTCCAGCGGAAATTGAATCGGGCGGAAAGCCAGATCGCAGGGTGCAGGAGGTACGTCATCGTGGAGTCTCTAGGACCGAGGTGAAGTGAACCGACGCGAGACAGATGAAGCAGCGGGTCCGCCGATGACATCGGGGCGAGCAGGAACGAATCCGGCGCGTGGTCACTGAAGAGCTCTGTGACCGCCACCGCTTTTTGCCAGATTTGTGATTGCAGTTCGCCGTGGACTCGCTACAGGGCTTGTCGGTGCGGCGTATCGGATACGGAATGATCAGCCGGTTCGGCGCTGATTCAGTCTCTCTCAGTCTCTCGCCTGCCGGACGCCGTCCTGCTTCTCCGCCAGGCGAAAGCGCCTCAGGATGCTCTGGTAGGTACGGTGGCTCGCATGCGGGTCATAGCACTGGAAGACTTTCTCCTGTCGTGCGCGGACCGTTGGCGAAAGGGCATCGAGCAGGACCTGTCGTTCATGCTCGATGCACTGGCGCATCCGGTCGGTGACGAATGCGAAGGGAATAGGTTGATACAGGCCATCGTCCCGGCTCGAATGGAAACGCGGGACCGGGGGCACAAATTTCTCGGGGATAAGACGAATCATGGCTGTCTGGCAGGAAGTCTCGGTCTCGCCACCCTACGGGAGGAATATGACCTCCATATTAATAAAGCCGAGTGCCGCCCGTGTGCCAGGGGTGGCCCCCGGAGGCGATGACGTTTCGATAGCTCGCTGCCTGGCCGTTCCGGAATGGGTCAGGGGTCGTTCTTCGAGCGCCTCGTCCACACCGCAGGTGCCACGAAAGCTGACTCTCCGGCAAGGGTGCAATAGTTCGTTGTTATACTGACGACCATAAACCCGGCTGATTGATAATCATAAAATGAGAGACCCTTACGAAGTCCTTGATATTTCGCCTGTTGCATCTCTTGATGAAATCAAATCGGCCTACCGGAAGGCTGCCCGTCTGTATCATCCCGACAAAAACCCCTCGGCCGACGCGTCGGCGCGTTTTCGCGAAGTGCAGACGGCTTACGAGTTGCTGGGGGACGAGGCCAGGCGTCGCGAATACGATGCGCTGCGGCGTCGCAATCTGATCGACGATCCGCTGCAGGAAGCGGCCTCGCTGTGGAACGCATATATCGAGAAAGTGATTACATGACGTCGTTTTATTTCGAGGATCTTTCCGAACGCTACAACAGCGAGCTGGATGATCTGCGCACCGATTCGGAAAACAGGAACGTGCTCGCCAGGCGCCTGCAGGAAAAGCGCCAGTGCCTGAAGGATCTGTTGCCGATGATCGAGGAGGCGCCGGAAATGGTCGCGCCGGCACTGCACGGAGCCTATACGTTCAACGACCGCAGGATTCTTGACCGTGCCGCCAACGCCACTCCGGGGCTCGGCCGCTTTCCGCGCTGGGCGGAAGTGGAAAAGACCCTGGACATTGAACCCTGGGCGCGTCCGCTCATCGAAATGTGCCTGCGCAACGCCGACGGCGAAGCGTTCCTCACCACCACCGCGGTGCTCGAGTGGATGCTGACCGAAGACATCCGCAAGCCCGACTCGACTTTTCACGTCGAGGAAGAAGATGAAGACGATACCGAAGACCTT
Coding sequences within it:
- a CDS encoding sulfate/molybdate ABC transporter ATP-binding protein; protein product: MSIEIRNISKRFGNFVALDDLSLDIPTGELVALLGPSGCGKTTLLRIIAGMESPDGGNVLFGGEEATHVHARERQVGFVFQHYALFRHMSVFENVAFGLRVRPRKTRPPEAEIRERVMNLLKLVQLDWLANRYPSQLSGGQRQRIALARALAVEPKVLLLDEPFGALDTKVRKELRRWLRRLHDEMHISSVFVTHDQEEALEVADRVVVMNRGHIEQIGSPDEVYSSPASPFVYQFLGNVNVFHNRMHGGWAEVEREGEAPGAGSIAFVRPHDIDLDLAPLSGGMQARVSHVHRIGPLVRVELEHEAETIEVELTRERAANLELSPGHPVWFKPRQAKVFAAGAAPATKQPFLF
- a CDS encoding GNAT family N-acetyltransferase; amino-acid sequence: MPNIPPFLVPNRIESPRLVLRTFRPDDWPSLHEHYSDAESTRFTFRRALSEGDSWYAMANMVGHWHLRGYGPYAVEEKATGNVLGTVGLWYPKDWPEPEIKWALTRRYWGKGYASEAARAVQAMAKEHLPDVSLISFIHAENAASIALALAVGATFEKEMPFRGATWHIYRHPR
- a CDS encoding alpha/beta fold hydrolase, with the protein product MSEPTAYLDTPEVRSGIPPALRGWFESLDEMRRRTGRMLDRINLGRQETEFEVVFSRPAVRLRVYGKSREGSPVLLIVPAPIKRPYIWDLSPERSVVRKAIERGFDIYLVEWTEAQDDEARFGLEEYALVALEECIEAIRSRSQSSRIFVAGHSLGGTFAGLYSACHPEHVKGLVLIEAPLHFAEASGAFKRMLDAGGPAQALLQSSRPVPGSLINLMSLWASPKTFQHERYLDFVASLGSRTNLETHVRVERWTLDELPMARRLFDEVVEQLYRNDRFMHGELTLGNRRIHPRDVTSPVFAVFDPNSHIIPPASLLAFYEQVGSRDKQSMPYPGDTGVALQHVGALVGENAHRLIWPRIFDWMERRSSE
- a CDS encoding EAL domain-containing protein; the encoded protein is MPCPLGASRLDRPERSLSASRNIMLSKSDLFVLFDALLETHALEYEFQPIADIGRASVLGYEALMRGPLGSALRSPDDLLSVAKSAGRMADLEREACLGAISAFGRVGVPGKLFLNLSGSMIEHFARDNGRQMLDCAQQAGLSPGRLVLELTEHERVEDVEGLQVAMKTLAALGVTLALDDFGDGRSSLRLWVQLKPQIVKLDKYFVRGLQGDSRKIEVIRSVLRLAEVLATPLVAEGIEDAAELAVLRNLGCHYAQGYCIGRPTAAPTAVLPDAVVNVLTSGKILVLPRRAPAAHRATRGGLVVAPQH
- a CDS encoding methyl-accepting chemotaxis protein translates to MTYLLHPAIWLSARFNFRWKLFGTFLLFAIPLTAATALLVLEARHSLARIDRQREGLALQLPLLGLVRSVQDHYAASLATIHGEVSMGSRMAATRIEFERGAPAVLGHRLAGDQGAQIARQWQALTATPPTDADASRNAHEGILDDLFRLRETFVDQSGLSLNDDAGTQVLTDLLNTQLVPLIQNLGQARDVGVGVGVIARGRISMSQREAMSIVRGSFDTLLTWMDRSVEKIGVIRPELKGALAEPLATLNGSALGVQEYLTTKLINTSDFDIAPASYHAKGSAALEAGIAFAARLIPGIDQLMATREQETRSAFQSALLAFAIAVALIAYLFAGAYTSILRSIHELEVAARAMAAGDLRARVMVRTHDEIGHVGNGFNAMAESFSALIAKVAGAAGNTRSAASELTDQVAQVTAASARQSESAARSSSSVQALAVSVQQVATHAEDTNRITRQAAELSADGRAIADQAAAGMQCIVDDIAAAVAAVLALEERSRTIDRVAYVIAEIAEQTNLLALNAAIEAARAGEVGRGFAVVADEVRKLANRTGSSTREIAATIREMRNGIQDVVAGIRQGSARVGESSVLFAKVLSALDAIHYEVTRSAMLVGDIVSVTRAQTDASHDIARSIETMAVMADENHGTARRTGTAISDLLQLSDSLRVAIAELRV
- a CDS encoding DnaJ domain-containing protein: MRDPYEVLDISPVASLDEIKSAYRKAARLYHPDKNPSADASARFREVQTAYELLGDEARRREYDALRRRNLIDDPLQEAASLWNAYIEKVIT